A genomic stretch from Scatophagus argus isolate fScaArg1 chromosome 19, fScaArg1.pri, whole genome shotgun sequence includes:
- the senp6a gene encoding sentrin-specific protease 6 isoform X1 yields the protein MANNRSFFLQALGRSETRRDGGYKHSWSFSLSGDSEEERRPDASVVSVEEMDRQQPASPEEKKSPSLRHFTSSDPLRTYENRPNNHMRPLSKLVPKRLSEVPLTVATSSPIPNRNNYFIISPAPSQGIVLQGRHFQHAQIPSARKQVQRNDFSTTQQAVEVDSIVLTCPEIPEQETLNIKRRIQQKKKPLEDCCSFPSQVKAAEPLRPTVYHTVCMKCNKPSEDSAKCQNCGSGAALLPCQQATLSSPTPRPPIRSQPSPGPNSLQQNFYKPVTTMRAHRGETLPIRITSAKGTLLPLNNGRSPLLAGTSSCCGAGNPPKAKRTTTQQHELNDPIVLSSDEEEDADNASTGSVSRLDSVSPRPADSAHSSPAPSGGRVEAAVKSTAEQEDLNADFFEDVNMKITIPRRARMKDQFGNQPPEQFSPRTKKPKVMSTKCDSIILECRSVRVGTLRRMVTKPVVFSIDHIQLETEGWERNSIEKVCLRASELISCEWCSVRKLPVLFFQTTPEECVRLRSQLNMSTEAGGQWYDCAGDQSDEKYIVLIFENGLAMKEQMILEDILGEIGRNNNLSNFPAKLPFEEANIRLVNYNKASKQKEEKAKPIQSPPKVAHVSPVSKVTQVTPMSPVAVPVRTRMATRQQTSTYYEEEDEDMTDLQPTFSGPIIKLMVYPPPPAKGGISVTNEDLHCLNDGEFLNDVIIDFYLKYLVLEKLKKEDAQRIHVFSSFFYKRLNQRERRAVSDTTNLPIQKRKHNRVKTWTRHVDLFQKDFIFVPINESAHWYLAVICFPGLKGPVYEHNSFADPPSEESIPDHCRPLSPDGDGLDSSPENPSPGVPEASAEGQADGDPAKENAALKEGRREPSSVPAASGNCQADAEQQYTSELHRISVCYGSGKGDDDTYTFSDDQSSCQDDCSEDGTEDAVSCDASALASRQNICKQPCILIMDSLRGPARSTVVKTLREYLEVEWEVRKGTQRSFGKDVMKGSSPRVPQQDNFSDCGVYVLQYVESFFENPIPSFHLPVNLSEWFPQQRMKTKREEIKELILKIQEQQELDRKESDQVEAPPGSPEEPEIEETSGSTGRPPNLPVSP from the exons TGCGAGTGTGGTGAGtgtggaggagatggacaggCAGCAGCCGGCTTCGCCCGAGGAGAAAAAG TCTCCAAGTCTTAGGCACTTCACTTCCTCTGACCCTTTGAGGACGTATGAAAACCGGCCAAATAACCACATGAGGCCTCTGAGCAAGCTGGTGCCCAAAAGGCTCAG TGAGGTCCCTCTCACAGTAGCAACGTCCTCCCCCATCCCCAACAGAAACAACTACTTCATCATCAGTCCTGCACCTTCACAAGGCATCGTTTTACAAGGACGGCACTTTCAGCATGCACAAATACCTTCTGCAAGGAAACAAGTCCAAAG AAATGACTTCTCGACCACGCAGCAGGCTGTGGAAGTGGACAGCATCGTCCTCACCTGTCCAGAGATCCCAG agCAAGAAACCCTGAACATAAAGCGTCGTAtccagcagaagaagaagccgTTGGAGGACTGCTGTAGTTTTCCTTCGCAGgtcaaagcagcagag CCCCTGCGGCCGACGGTCTACCACACGGTGTGCATGAAGTGCAACAAGCCGAGCGAGGACAGCGCCAAGTGTCAGAACTGCGGGAGCGGCGCGGCGCTGCTGCCCTGTCAGCAGGCCACGCTGTCATCGCCGACCCCTCGACCACCCATCCGGTCCCAGCCCTCCCCCGGACCAAACAGCCTCCAGCAGAACTTCTACAAGCCGGTCACGACCATGAGGGCGCACCGCGGGGAGACGCTGCCCATCCGGATCACGAGCGCAAAGGGCACCCTGCTGCCTCTCAACAACGGCAGGTCCCCTCTGTTAGCCGGGACGTCGAGCTGCTGCGGCGCCGGAAACCCGCCCAAAGCGAAGAGGACGACGACCCAGCAGCACGAGCTCAACGACCCCA TCGTCCTGTCCAgcgatgaggaggaggacgccGACAACGCTAGCACAGGGAGCGTCAGCAGACTGGACAGCGTTTCCCCCCGACCCGCAGACTCCGCTCACTCCTCGCCGGCGCCCTCCGGAGGCAGAGTGGAGGCTGCGGTGAAGAGCACTGCAGAGCAGGAGGACCTGAACGCCGACTTCTTCGAAGACGTCAACATGAAGATCACAATACCACGGCGAGCCCGGATGAAGGATCAG TTTGGAAATCAACCCCCTGAGCAGTTTTCACCGAGGACGAAGAAGCCCAAAGTCATGTCCACCAAGTGTGACAGCATCATACTGGAGTGTCGCAGTGTGAGGGTGGGAACTCTTCGCCGGATGGTGACGAAGCCCGTCGTC TTTTCCATCGATCACATCCAGCTGGAAACCGAAG GCTGGGAGCGTAACAGCATCGAGAAGGTTTGCCTTCGGGCGTCGGAGCTGATCAGCTGCGAGTGGTGCAGCGTTCGGAAGCTCCCGGTCTTGTTCTTCCAGACGACTCCGGAGGAGTGCGTCCGCCTGCGCTCGCAGCTCAACATGTCCACGGAGGCGGGAGGCCAGTGGTACGACTGTGCCGGAGACC AGTCGGATGAGAAGTACATCGTGCTGATCTTCGAGAACGGCCTGGCGATGAAGGAGCAGATGATCCTGGAGGACATCCTGGGCGAGATCGGCAGGAACAACAACCTGAGTAACTTCCCCGCAAAGCTGCCCTTCGAGGAGGCCAACATCCGGCTGGTCAACTACAACAAGGCCTCcaaacagaaggaggagaag GCGAAGCCAATACAGTCCCCTCCCAAAGTCGCCCACGTCTCCCCGGTCAGTAAGGTCACGCAGGTGACCCCGATGAGCCCGGTCGCCGTGCCCGTACGCACACGCATGGCCACGCGGCAGCAGACCAGCACCTACtatgaagaggaggacgaggacatGACCGACCTGCAGCCCACCTTCTCTGGACCAATCATCAA ATTAATGGTgtaccctcctcctccagccaaAGGGGGCATTTCAGTCACTAATGAAGACCTCCACTGCCTTAACGATGGAGAATTCCTCAACGACGTTATCATAgacttttatttaaa ATATTTAGTTTTAGAGAAATTGAAAAAAGAAGATGCACAAAGAATCCACGTGTTCAGCTCCTTCTTCTACAAGAGGCTCAACCAGAGAGAGCGGAGGGCCGTCTCAGACACGACGAACCTGCC AATCCAGAAAAGGAAGCACAACAGGGTTAAGACGTGGACTCGGCACGTGGATCTGTTCCAGAAGGACTTCATTTTTGTTCCCATCAACGAGTC AGCTCACTGGTACTTGGCCGTCATCTGCTTCCCGGGACTCAAGGGTCCGGTGTACGAGCACAACTCGTTTGCAGATCCCCCGTCGGAGGAGAGCATCCCGGACCACTGTCGTCCTCTGTCCCCGGACGGAGACGGACTGGACAGCTCCCCGGAGAACCCGTCCCCCGGCGTCCCCGAGGCGTCCGCAGAGGGTCAGGCCGACGGTGACCCCGCCAAGGAGAACGCGGCCTTAAAAGAGGGGCGGCGGGAGCCTTCCAGCGTCCCCGCAGCGTCGGGCAACTGCCAGGCGGACGCGGAGCAACAATACACAA GTGAGTTGCACAGAATCAGTGTTTGCTACGGTTCAGGAAAAGGAGACGACGACACCTACACCTTCTCTGATGACCAAAGCTCCTGTCAG GACGACTGCAGTGAGGATGGGACCGAAGACGCTGTCAGCTGTGATGCCTCCGCCTTGGCCTCCAGACAAAACATCTGCAAACA gcCTTGTATCCTCATCATGGACTCCCTTCGAGGTCCGGCAAGGTCGACTGTGGTGAAAACtctgagaga GTACCTGGAGGTGGAGTGGGAGGTGCGTAAAGGGACCCAGCGGAGCTTTGGGAAGGACGTGATGAAGGGCTCCAGCCCACGTGTGCCTCAGCAGGATAACTTCAGCGACTGTGGAGTTTACGTCCTGCAGTATGTGGAGAGCTTCTTCGAG AATCCGATTCCCAGTTTTCACCTGCCCGTCAACCTGTCCGAGTGGTTCCCTCAGCAGCGGATGAAGACGAAGCGCGAGGAAATCAAGGAGCTCATCCTGAAGATCCAAGAGCAACAAGAACTGGATAGGAAGGAGTCCGACCAGGTCGAGGCTCCGCCCGGCTCTCCCGAGGAGCCTGAGATCGAAGAGACTTCTGGCTCGACGGGCCGGCCCCCAAACCTTCCCGTCAGCCCCTGA
- the senp6a gene encoding sentrin-specific protease 6 isoform X2 produces the protein MDRQQPASPEEKKSPSLRHFTSSDPLRTYENRPNNHMRPLSKLVPKRLSEVPLTVATSSPIPNRNNYFIISPAPSQGIVLQGRHFQHAQIPSARKQVQRNDFSTTQQAVEVDSIVLTCPEIPEQETLNIKRRIQQKKKPLEDCCSFPSQVKAAEPLRPTVYHTVCMKCNKPSEDSAKCQNCGSGAALLPCQQATLSSPTPRPPIRSQPSPGPNSLQQNFYKPVTTMRAHRGETLPIRITSAKGTLLPLNNGRSPLLAGTSSCCGAGNPPKAKRTTTQQHELNDPIVLSSDEEEDADNASTGSVSRLDSVSPRPADSAHSSPAPSGGRVEAAVKSTAEQEDLNADFFEDVNMKITIPRRARMKDQFGNQPPEQFSPRTKKPKVMSTKCDSIILECRSVRVGTLRRMVTKPVVFSIDHIQLETEGWERNSIEKVCLRASELISCEWCSVRKLPVLFFQTTPEECVRLRSQLNMSTEAGGQWYDCAGDQSDEKYIVLIFENGLAMKEQMILEDILGEIGRNNNLSNFPAKLPFEEANIRLVNYNKASKQKEEKAKPIQSPPKVAHVSPVSKVTQVTPMSPVAVPVRTRMATRQQTSTYYEEEDEDMTDLQPTFSGPIIKLMVYPPPPAKGGISVTNEDLHCLNDGEFLNDVIIDFYLKYLVLEKLKKEDAQRIHVFSSFFYKRLNQRERRAVSDTTNLPIQKRKHNRVKTWTRHVDLFQKDFIFVPINESAHWYLAVICFPGLKGPVYEHNSFADPPSEESIPDHCRPLSPDGDGLDSSPENPSPGVPEASAEGQADGDPAKENAALKEGRREPSSVPAASGNCQADAEQQYTSELHRISVCYGSGKGDDDTYTFSDDQSSCQDDCSEDGTEDAVSCDASALASRQNICKQPCILIMDSLRGPARSTVVKTLREYLEVEWEVRKGTQRSFGKDVMKGSSPRVPQQDNFSDCGVYVLQYVESFFENPIPSFHLPVNLSEWFPQQRMKTKREEIKELILKIQEQQELDRKESDQVEAPPGSPEEPEIEETSGSTGRPPNLPVSP, from the exons atggacaggCAGCAGCCGGCTTCGCCCGAGGAGAAAAAG TCTCCAAGTCTTAGGCACTTCACTTCCTCTGACCCTTTGAGGACGTATGAAAACCGGCCAAATAACCACATGAGGCCTCTGAGCAAGCTGGTGCCCAAAAGGCTCAG TGAGGTCCCTCTCACAGTAGCAACGTCCTCCCCCATCCCCAACAGAAACAACTACTTCATCATCAGTCCTGCACCTTCACAAGGCATCGTTTTACAAGGACGGCACTTTCAGCATGCACAAATACCTTCTGCAAGGAAACAAGTCCAAAG AAATGACTTCTCGACCACGCAGCAGGCTGTGGAAGTGGACAGCATCGTCCTCACCTGTCCAGAGATCCCAG agCAAGAAACCCTGAACATAAAGCGTCGTAtccagcagaagaagaagccgTTGGAGGACTGCTGTAGTTTTCCTTCGCAGgtcaaagcagcagag CCCCTGCGGCCGACGGTCTACCACACGGTGTGCATGAAGTGCAACAAGCCGAGCGAGGACAGCGCCAAGTGTCAGAACTGCGGGAGCGGCGCGGCGCTGCTGCCCTGTCAGCAGGCCACGCTGTCATCGCCGACCCCTCGACCACCCATCCGGTCCCAGCCCTCCCCCGGACCAAACAGCCTCCAGCAGAACTTCTACAAGCCGGTCACGACCATGAGGGCGCACCGCGGGGAGACGCTGCCCATCCGGATCACGAGCGCAAAGGGCACCCTGCTGCCTCTCAACAACGGCAGGTCCCCTCTGTTAGCCGGGACGTCGAGCTGCTGCGGCGCCGGAAACCCGCCCAAAGCGAAGAGGACGACGACCCAGCAGCACGAGCTCAACGACCCCA TCGTCCTGTCCAgcgatgaggaggaggacgccGACAACGCTAGCACAGGGAGCGTCAGCAGACTGGACAGCGTTTCCCCCCGACCCGCAGACTCCGCTCACTCCTCGCCGGCGCCCTCCGGAGGCAGAGTGGAGGCTGCGGTGAAGAGCACTGCAGAGCAGGAGGACCTGAACGCCGACTTCTTCGAAGACGTCAACATGAAGATCACAATACCACGGCGAGCCCGGATGAAGGATCAG TTTGGAAATCAACCCCCTGAGCAGTTTTCACCGAGGACGAAGAAGCCCAAAGTCATGTCCACCAAGTGTGACAGCATCATACTGGAGTGTCGCAGTGTGAGGGTGGGAACTCTTCGCCGGATGGTGACGAAGCCCGTCGTC TTTTCCATCGATCACATCCAGCTGGAAACCGAAG GCTGGGAGCGTAACAGCATCGAGAAGGTTTGCCTTCGGGCGTCGGAGCTGATCAGCTGCGAGTGGTGCAGCGTTCGGAAGCTCCCGGTCTTGTTCTTCCAGACGACTCCGGAGGAGTGCGTCCGCCTGCGCTCGCAGCTCAACATGTCCACGGAGGCGGGAGGCCAGTGGTACGACTGTGCCGGAGACC AGTCGGATGAGAAGTACATCGTGCTGATCTTCGAGAACGGCCTGGCGATGAAGGAGCAGATGATCCTGGAGGACATCCTGGGCGAGATCGGCAGGAACAACAACCTGAGTAACTTCCCCGCAAAGCTGCCCTTCGAGGAGGCCAACATCCGGCTGGTCAACTACAACAAGGCCTCcaaacagaaggaggagaag GCGAAGCCAATACAGTCCCCTCCCAAAGTCGCCCACGTCTCCCCGGTCAGTAAGGTCACGCAGGTGACCCCGATGAGCCCGGTCGCCGTGCCCGTACGCACACGCATGGCCACGCGGCAGCAGACCAGCACCTACtatgaagaggaggacgaggacatGACCGACCTGCAGCCCACCTTCTCTGGACCAATCATCAA ATTAATGGTgtaccctcctcctccagccaaAGGGGGCATTTCAGTCACTAATGAAGACCTCCACTGCCTTAACGATGGAGAATTCCTCAACGACGTTATCATAgacttttatttaaa ATATTTAGTTTTAGAGAAATTGAAAAAAGAAGATGCACAAAGAATCCACGTGTTCAGCTCCTTCTTCTACAAGAGGCTCAACCAGAGAGAGCGGAGGGCCGTCTCAGACACGACGAACCTGCC AATCCAGAAAAGGAAGCACAACAGGGTTAAGACGTGGACTCGGCACGTGGATCTGTTCCAGAAGGACTTCATTTTTGTTCCCATCAACGAGTC AGCTCACTGGTACTTGGCCGTCATCTGCTTCCCGGGACTCAAGGGTCCGGTGTACGAGCACAACTCGTTTGCAGATCCCCCGTCGGAGGAGAGCATCCCGGACCACTGTCGTCCTCTGTCCCCGGACGGAGACGGACTGGACAGCTCCCCGGAGAACCCGTCCCCCGGCGTCCCCGAGGCGTCCGCAGAGGGTCAGGCCGACGGTGACCCCGCCAAGGAGAACGCGGCCTTAAAAGAGGGGCGGCGGGAGCCTTCCAGCGTCCCCGCAGCGTCGGGCAACTGCCAGGCGGACGCGGAGCAACAATACACAA GTGAGTTGCACAGAATCAGTGTTTGCTACGGTTCAGGAAAAGGAGACGACGACACCTACACCTTCTCTGATGACCAAAGCTCCTGTCAG GACGACTGCAGTGAGGATGGGACCGAAGACGCTGTCAGCTGTGATGCCTCCGCCTTGGCCTCCAGACAAAACATCTGCAAACA gcCTTGTATCCTCATCATGGACTCCCTTCGAGGTCCGGCAAGGTCGACTGTGGTGAAAACtctgagaga GTACCTGGAGGTGGAGTGGGAGGTGCGTAAAGGGACCCAGCGGAGCTTTGGGAAGGACGTGATGAAGGGCTCCAGCCCACGTGTGCCTCAGCAGGATAACTTCAGCGACTGTGGAGTTTACGTCCTGCAGTATGTGGAGAGCTTCTTCGAG AATCCGATTCCCAGTTTTCACCTGCCCGTCAACCTGTCCGAGTGGTTCCCTCAGCAGCGGATGAAGACGAAGCGCGAGGAAATCAAGGAGCTCATCCTGAAGATCCAAGAGCAACAAGAACTGGATAGGAAGGAGTCCGACCAGGTCGAGGCTCCGCCCGGCTCTCCCGAGGAGCCTGAGATCGAAGAGACTTCTGGCTCGACGGGCCGGCCCCCAAACCTTCCCGTCAGCCCCTGA